The genome window AGAGCGAGCGGAAGTTCTTCCCTGGCTACGTGCTGGTGCAGATGGAGCTCGACGAAGAGACCTGGCACCTCGTGAAGGACGTGCCGAAGGTGCTCGGCTTCATCGGTGGGTCGAGCGATCGGCCTGCGCCGATCAGCGACGCCGAGGCGGAGGCCATCCTGCAGCGAGTGCAGGAGGGTGTGGACAAGCCCCGTCCGAAGGTGCTCTTCGAGCCCGGCGAGGTGGTGCGGGTCATCGACGGCCCCTTCAACGACTTCAACGGTGTGGTCGAAGAGGTCAACTACGAGAAGAACCGTTTGCGCGTCGCGGTCCAGATTCTCGGCCGCGCAGCACCGGTGGAGCTCGAGTTCGGCCAGGTGGAGAAGGCCTGAACGCCGGGTCGGCACCAGCCTGAGAGAAGAGTTTTATGCCTCAGCGCTCGTTTCGGCGTTGGGGAACGCCCGCCCGGGCTAACCGGTGCGAGGCAGGGGAGCCGCAAAGGCGTTTGCACCCAATGTATAGAGGAATCGAGTAGTGGCTAAGAAGGTTCAGGGCTACATCAAGCTGCAGATCCCGGCAGGACAGGCCAATCCCAGTCCGCCCGTGGGTCCTGCGCTCGGTCAGCACGGTGTGAACATCATGGAGTTCTGCAAGGCGTTCAACGCTCAGACGCAGAGCATCGAGCAGGGCCTGCC of Pseudomonadota bacterium contains these proteins:
- the nusG gene encoding transcription termination/antitermination protein NusG; amino-acid sequence: MSLRWYVVHAYSNYEYKVKQSLIERIERYDLGHKFGEILVPTEEVVEMREGQRRKSERKFFPGYVLVQMELDEETWHLVKDVPKVLGFIGGSSDRPAPISDAEAEAILQRVQEGVDKPRPKVLFEPGEVVRVIDGPFNDFNGVVEEVNYEKNRLRVAVQILGRAAPVELEFGQVEKA